In Haematobia irritans isolate KBUSLIRL chromosome 1, ASM5000362v1, whole genome shotgun sequence, a genomic segment contains:
- the LOC142221824 gene encoding uncharacterized protein LOC142221824 isoform X3, protein MLKTIITLCIFVGVSVNGQRVAPGVPPQHYQQPVQHQQPPHPQHQQQYQQVHPNQLPPGVNPQQYQHQQQQQAQYQQQQQIPVHQQVPVQQVPVQQVPVQQVPVQQVPVQQVPVPQQQGHPQGHGAAHHHTGHANHGQVLNAANIQNEKEHIQEHLHVPIDTSKMSEAELQFHYFKMHDSDNNNKLDGCELIKSLIHWHVEEDKSKEKKDDGGTGEKNGTTYTDENLADVIDYVLNSMDLNKDGYVDYTEYRKSEAESAKGNKQ, encoded by the exons ATGCTAAAGACTATTATTACATTATGTATATTTGTTGGGGTCAGTGTGAATGGCCAAAGAGTAGCTCCCGGTGTCCCACCACAGCACTAT CAACAACCTGTTCAACACCAACAGCCTCCACATCCACAACACCAACAGCAATATCAACAAGTTCATCCTAATCAGCTGCCACCGGGAGTTAATCCACAACAATAT CAGcatcaacagcagcaacaagcccaatatcaacaacaacagcagataCCGGTTCACCAACAAGTACCAGTTCAACAGGTTCCAGTTCAACAGGTTCCAGTTCAACAAGTTCCAGTTCAACAAGTTCCAGTACAACAAGTCCCTGTGCCTCAACAACAAGGACATCCACAAGGACATGGTGCTGCGCATCATCACACAGGTCATGCAAATCATGGTCAAGTTCTGAATGCAGCAAATATTCAAAATGAGAAAGA acacATCCAAGAACATTTACACGTACCTATAGATACAAGTAAAATGTCTGAAGCTGAATTACAATTCCACTATTTTAAAATGCACGATTCTGATAACAATAACAAGTTGGATGGTTGTGAATTAATTAAGTCTTTAATCCATTGGCATG TTGAAGAAGACAAGAGCAAGGAAAAGAAAGACGACGGTGGAACTGGAGAGAAGAATGGCACAACCTATACCGATGAAAATTTAGCCGATGTTATTGATTACGTTCTAAATAGCATGGACCTGAATAAAGATGGTTATGTGGATTACACGGAATACCGTAAGAGTGAAGCTGAATCTGCTAAAGGAAATAAGCAGTGA
- the LOC142221824 gene encoding uncharacterized protein LOC142221824 isoform X1, translating to MLKTIITLCIFVGVSVNGQRVAPGVPPQHYQQPVQHQQPPHPQHQQQYQQVHPNQLPPGVNPQQYQHQQQQQAQYQQQQQIPVHQQVPVQQVPVQQVPVQQVPVQQVPVQQVPVPQQQGHPQGHGAAHHHTGHANHGQVLNAANIQNEKEHIQEHLHVPIDTSKMSEAELQFHYFKMHDSDNNNKLDGCELIKSLIHWHEQGNKDGHNDGQQPHVEEKIFTDEELVALIDPILQMDDSSKDGYIDYPEFMRAQQKSQQQQQQQQQKQT from the exons ATGCTAAAGACTATTATTACATTATGTATATTTGTTGGGGTCAGTGTGAATGGCCAAAGAGTAGCTCCCGGTGTCCCACCACAGCACTAT CAACAACCTGTTCAACACCAACAGCCTCCACATCCACAACACCAACAGCAATATCAACAAGTTCATCCTAATCAGCTGCCACCGGGAGTTAATCCACAACAATAT CAGcatcaacagcagcaacaagcccaatatcaacaacaacagcagataCCGGTTCACCAACAAGTACCAGTTCAACAGGTTCCAGTTCAACAGGTTCCAGTTCAACAAGTTCCAGTTCAACAAGTTCCAGTACAACAAGTCCCTGTGCCTCAACAACAAGGACATCCACAAGGACATGGTGCTGCGCATCATCACACAGGTCATGCAAATCATGGTCAAGTTCTGAATGCAGCAAATATTCAAAATGAGAAAGA acacATCCAAGAACATTTACACGTACCTATAGATACAAGTAAAATGTCTGAAGCTGAATTACAATTCCACTATTTTAAAATGCACGATTCTGATAACAATAACAAGTTGGATGGTTGTGAATTAATTAAGTCTTTAATCCATTGGCATG AACAAGGAAATAAAGATGGTCATAATGATGGTCAACAGCCTCATGTGGAGGAAAAGATTTTCACAGATGAAGAACTGGTAGCTTTAATAGATCCCATCCTACAAATGGATGATTCTTCGAAAGATGGTTATATAGACTATCCAGAATTTATGAGGGCCCAACAGAAAtctcaacagcaacaacaacagcagcagcagaaaCAAACATAA
- the LOC142221824 gene encoding uncharacterized protein LOC142221824 isoform X2 yields MLKTIITLCIFVGVSVNGQRVAPGVPPQHYQQPVQHQQPPHPQHQQQYQQVHPNQLPPGVNPQQYHQQQQQAQYQQQQQIPVHQQVPVQQVPVQQVPVQQVPVQQVPVQQVPVPQQQGHPQGHGAAHHHTGHANHGQVLNAANIQNEKEHIQEHLHVPIDTSKMSEAELQFHYFKMHDSDNNNKLDGCELIKSLIHWHEQGNKDGHNDGQQPHVEEKIFTDEELVALIDPILQMDDSSKDGYIDYPEFMRAQQKSQQQQQQQQQKQT; encoded by the exons ATGCTAAAGACTATTATTACATTATGTATATTTGTTGGGGTCAGTGTGAATGGCCAAAGAGTAGCTCCCGGTGTCCCACCACAGCACTAT CAACAACCTGTTCAACACCAACAGCCTCCACATCCACAACACCAACAGCAATATCAACAAGTTCATCCTAATCAGCTGCCACCGGGAGTTAATCCACAACAATAT catcaacagcagcaacaagcccaatatcaacaacaacagcagataCCGGTTCACCAACAAGTACCAGTTCAACAGGTTCCAGTTCAACAGGTTCCAGTTCAACAAGTTCCAGTTCAACAAGTTCCAGTACAACAAGTCCCTGTGCCTCAACAACAAGGACATCCACAAGGACATGGTGCTGCGCATCATCACACAGGTCATGCAAATCATGGTCAAGTTCTGAATGCAGCAAATATTCAAAATGAGAAAGA acacATCCAAGAACATTTACACGTACCTATAGATACAAGTAAAATGTCTGAAGCTGAATTACAATTCCACTATTTTAAAATGCACGATTCTGATAACAATAACAAGTTGGATGGTTGTGAATTAATTAAGTCTTTAATCCATTGGCATG AACAAGGAAATAAAGATGGTCATAATGATGGTCAACAGCCTCATGTGGAGGAAAAGATTTTCACAGATGAAGAACTGGTAGCTTTAATAGATCCCATCCTACAAATGGATGATTCTTCGAAAGATGGTTATATAGACTATCCAGAATTTATGAGGGCCCAACAGAAAtctcaacagcaacaacaacagcagcagcagaaaCAAACATAA